acaTCAATAGTTTGGTTTACTGTTAAACAATTGGAAAAAGTAACATTTGcgaatatttttttaaagcacagAGCTGATGCGCCGCGTGCGCCGCTTTCAGATTGCACAGTACCGCTGCCTCGTGATCAAGTACGCCAAGGACACTCGTTATTCCGACAAAGGGATGGCAACTCACGACAAGTAAGTCACTTGTTTTGGGTTTTCTTGCATGCTTTCACACTAAATTCatcataaataaattttaatttgcTATCTGCTCCCATTTCGAATTTCCCCCCAGAAATACGATGGAGGCTGTTCCTGCTAATCGATTAAAGGACGTGCAGTCATTGGCAATACAGGCGTCTGTCATTGGCATTGATGAAGGGCAGTTTGTAAGTGTGCTTTGTAATAATGCCATACACCTTGCAATTTAGTTTGCAATAATCACCTGTCTTTCTCTACCCTCAGTCTTGAGCAATGCAAAGGACATTTGCATTCATAATGATGAATTTCTGTTCCCCCCTGGCAGTCCACTGCCGCAGAACATTATGAAAATCCTGTAACCCTCGACCTCCTAATATTTACCAGCaactgtattttcaaaatacccCAAATGGGTGGGACAACACGTGGTCCTGGCATCTCTGCAGGGGTTGGGCGATTCCAGTCCTCCACAAggtcaaggggggggggggtgtttttgtGAAACCCCAATGACATCGTCATGTTGGTACCTGTGAAAATAGGTGGCAGGATGTAAACGTTACAGGCAGAACTGTGGGAGGGCTGGGATGGGCAGGACCTGCCCAGGTGTGATGGTGGCAACTATCTGGCACGTGACCAGAATCTTCTATCTCCATCACAGTTCCCGGACGCTGTGGAATTCTGTGAGGAGATGGCTAACATGGGAAAGACCGTCATCGTGGCCGCGCTAGACGGCACCTTTCAGAGGAAGGTAAACGATACATATTCATTACTAAAAATCTATTACAAGCTATATTTTTTGGGGGCAAATACTTATTATAATTTGATGAGTCAGTTGCCTTAATGAGTCACAAACAACATGCAGAAATATGTGACTTTGGAGCAGAAATATTTGTTGGACACTAAACTCTGAACTTTGAAGCTTTCGACCGTTTCTGAACGGATTATTTTACTTTGAAGAAGGCGAGTCGGACCCTGTCGGGTGTGTACGAGTGCTAGGAAAGTTAGCCTGGCCTGCTCAGAACAGGAAGGAGCCTCGTGCTGAAACTCCCCGCATTCCCACAGCCGTTCGGGAACATCCTGAGCCTGGTTCCGCTGGCGGAGAGCGTGGTGAAGCTGAACGCCGTCTGCATGCAGTGCTTCAAGGAGGCGGCTTACACCAAGAGGCTGGGGGACGAGAGGGAGGTGGGTCcatgtggtggggggagggggaatcgCTACCCAATGAAAGATCGTCTTTAACCTGAATTTGAAAGTAATAGACCACAGAAAACCCAGAGGTTGGTGGGAAGTGATGCAAATGAGCACGTTTTGAGTAAAGATCGCATCTGATGTATTTTCACTTTCCACTACTTTTAACTAAAATAATCCAGCTAGTTCACGGAAGACCACAACATTTAATTATCCACAGGTCATTTCAGCTACACATGTAACTGTTTGGTTGTAACTTTAAAACGTCTCGGCGTAGATGAGGAACGTGTGCAAACGGCTGATCTTGTATCACGTTGGGAGGGATGAACTGACCTTCTGCATCTCTTACTGGTTCTTTCCAGGTGGAAGTCATAGGTGGCGCCGACAAGTACAATGCAGTGTGCAGGGCCTGCTATGGAGGCCTGCTTGCCGAGAAGGAGAACAGCGCCCCCCAGAGGGAGGACACTCCACACAGCGTCCCCACAAAACAGCCTGACTTTGGTGCTTCTCGCAAGCTTCTGGGGACACTTCAGCTCTGAGGAGATGCTCCAGCGAGCTCGGAGAGTCACTACAGTATGCTGACTGATCCAGTCATTAAATGAGATCAAAGACCTACAACCTGAACTTGTGCAGAGAGCGTGTTAGCATGAACTGAGACTTTTAATAgtacaaatgtattttatgtgcCTTTTAAAACGGGTATCTTcactttttaaacttttttttttactagccGGAATTGATCAGTGAAAATCTGAAAGTTAGGATGTGGTTCTGTTGTTCATGGTTTTTGTTACCAGTTAACTTCACAGTATGATTTGGAAAAATTCTTGGTTTTCTGGTCACTTTCTTGACGTCGCGACGACACGTTTGGCATTATTTATATATCCGGACCCAGAAGTGAACATTGTgtgtccagaaagtaaaaatccaggctaAGATTGTTTCAGCtgaccagttgagcataaagagtcagagtcacagatactcagctggttggttgaactgTGAGAGACAAAATCCTGTGGGTGCGGATTCTTATTTTCTGGACTTGAAATCCCCACCTCTGCCTGGGCAGACAGGGTCAGCCCAGGATTGGCCAATCTGTGGCCAATCATATCACGAGCTGCCTTCAGAAATGTCTGCTTACttgggtgtttgtgtgtctgtagactcttgttttaattattaaaatctTTTAATTGAAGTGTTTGAGTCTGGGGGTGTTTTGGGAATATTCTTCAAAGAACAGGAAAACCAATATGATTTCATGTAACTGTCTTTTAATGGTTTATGGAGTGATAGAAATTTACTCCAGTGTGAAACAATTGGGGTTACTGATCAGCATGTCGTCCATTAACTTCTAATtggaaaatctgttttttttgttaaaaaaacaaaacaaaaccggATATACAGGCCAGGCAGAAAACAGGCATCCAAATGCCAGGAGCAGAAATGAATAGCAGGTTACAGACAATGATTACGATTTAACCACTTTATGAACCATAAAAAATATACACCGTTAAAGGAAGAACAGCACCGTAGTCATACATTGAAATCACGGTACACTGAAAATTTTTAACTTGGGGAATACAATCATACAAATAAAGCCAACGCCGGCACATTGGGCTgtggtattaaaaaaaaatccttaagcAAGTGTCAAAACCAGAGGAAAAGGTTTACGGCTATGTGAGGAACTGTAGACAGTTGTAATATTTGTAGTAAGGGCATAGAGCAATAGAAGACAGGGTGCCTTCTAAATTAAGGGGGAAAGATATTGTATGTGGTGCAGCTGATATTTTTCTAACTTAAACCACAGATTGTGCCACTATCTTGTGCAGTGAAATGTTCTAGTGGAAATGCTTAGATGTCCTGATCAGTTCCAAAATAAAAGGTAAATGCAGAATGTTCATAAAGGCAATCGGAAATTAAATCTATGTGCTGACCTTTCTAAGCTGTCAACCCCAGCGTGTAAGTTACAACTCATTAGTAAACTGCAGACGCTGTGAACCTCGTCTAAGTAATACCAGGATGGTCTCACAGAAGTCGGTCACCTCGCATGGCTGAAACACCTCTTATACACCGAAACTACACTACTCATGGTATTCAAAATGTGCAGAATCATACCTTAACAGATTAACTAATTTTTGATTAAAGTAACcactgtaattaaaaaaaaaaaaacaacactaatCACACCAATATGAACACAGGAGCATCTTCTCTTGTAGGGAAGTGTGATTCTGTATATGCAAATGTGCTATTGGTTAATAATTTGACCTTTTCAGATCAAAAGAAGACAAAGCTGTTGTGAAGCGGACCCCATTTTTAACGGTCTGCCGTCTAATGGCGCACccagctgtgaccccccccccccccccccccccccgcaacagTGTAAGACATGTGTGGTTGATGGCACTTGTTAATTAGCTCTTGTTTTTGGCATGCGACGCGAGGAGCCACCTGTCATGGCACGGCCCAACATGGGCGAGGAATGGGCAAAATGTGGCATTTGGCAGGAATGCGAGTTTCAGGTCCAGCCGCTGATATTCCGCTGAACCGGGCCAAAATaaacgtaaaaaaaaacaacagcagacTAGTTGCAGCTAAGTATAGATTCAGTTTGTACAAATCCTTAAAAATGCATCTTAGAAGCACTGATGTAAACAGTCACGCCccaatcccccacccccccccccccccccgccaattACACAACCCACCGCCATCGTTAAGATGTGCGACACAAGGTTTGAGAATCGTCTAATGTTTTGGATTATTGCTCATGCGCTGTTGGAACAGGTCTCTCACCACCAGACCCTGAAATCGGCATTTAGCTCCAAAGATCCCTGGCTGATGAGCTTATGGCCGCATCCATAAATCGctaatttgcattttaaaatacttgGGACCAAAATGAAAACTTGAAAACTTTGGCGTTTACCCCACACAAGCAGGCACAGAACAAAGTACATTCTGAAAAAAGCAAGCACAGTGTCATAATTGAGACCTTATTTGATGTTTTGTtaccccctccctgcccccccctccctctccccttccACCCCATCTCCTCTTTGGCCAAATAAATACCACCAGCACACCCCCATCTATACCACTATTTCATGGAACTCATTTAATTGGCTAAGCCAGACACAGGGCGGAGCTTCATTGCACTGGCGGCGTTTCGTCATTGGGCGGCTTACACCTGGTGTCACCTCCCCGACCCCCACCCCAATTCCTCTAGTAGGAGGGGGGCAGGTAGGATCCTtcaccctgctgctgctgcgtgcCGCTGGTGAAGGGAGACTGCTGGTAACCCTGAGGAGCTCCAGTGGCATAGGGTGGGTACGGAGTGTCGTGGGCCGGGTCGGCATAAGTCTGCCCAAACTCCGTCACCCCTTGGCGGTACCTTCCCACCGCGAAGAAAACCAGAAGGCCCTGTTTGGGGGAGGAGTATCAATTTTGAAATCTTATTTGCgatggtgggggaaaaaaaaacatcaaatacATCATATTATAACTGGTTGCAGGATTAAACTTAGACAGTAACTTagacaattcaattcaattttatttatatagcacattaaaacaacattacattgtctcaatgcgctttacatttctgcctcgtaaggaccccccattgagtaataACTTAGACAGTAACTTAGACAGTCCCCTTGTATCTGCGATTTTTTCCCAATTGTTCCTTCATCCTTTGAGGGGTATAAAAAGCACGATTTTCATCCGTCCGACATCCCTGGatggatgattttttttctcatctcTTGAGTATTAGGTTAAATatcagaatccctttcattcaagagagtacagtactgtacagtactgcaAAAAAATGTACTATGTACTTTATCGTTACTATATTTAAAGCTAGTAATGTCTTACTATGCATTATTTATCAATTGCCATATGTAAGTACATGAAAGTGAAATAATGtcctaataaaataaatttattaaaaagtacacaaaagTCATGCTATATATGAGGTCCGCGGACGGTTCGCTATTATCCGCAGTTTCGGCTGTTTGTGGTAGGTCTTGGAAAGTATCACCCGCAGATACGGGGGAAAACTGTATTATATAGATTAATTTAAAGGAAAAGccaacggaaaaaaaaaaaacgaccgATTGACGAATCGATTAATCGTTCAACCAATCAGCAGAAAAGTCAGAGTCTCACCCAGCTGACGGTGGAGAAGAAGGAGAAGGCAACGGCGCCACGGGCCGCGTCGGCGATGACACCGTTCGTCACGTTGGTTTTAGCCCACTGATTGGCCAGGTAGCAGAAGCATACAAACCACAGGAATGTCCACGCTCCTACATTAGAGACAGTGATGAAAAGCAGAGAGGGAGGGATGAATATGGCCTCCAAATCAAATGACTTATACACACTTCTGTCATGTTCATTACCCAATAGGACAACAGTTACAACAGCCAAGTTCACGAGTATTTAAAGGGCCAGAGCACTTCTCTAACTCCAAGCCACGTTGACAGTGTGCCCAGCCGAGTACTGGCAATAATTTGACAAATGGCGTACCTGAGAATATCAGGTCTGCACTGACGATGTACTTCCTCTCTTTGGCATTGCTGATCTGAGGAAAGTAGGCATCCAGGACCAGGAAAATGACGCACGCCAGGAAGGCGATCACACCAATAGTCACAGCGTAGCTGCAGGCTCCGTCGTTCTGGTTAAACATGCACTTGGCATCCGTGGTCGCACTGCCCGTGGTGGCATAACCCTCGGCCACAATGGTGGCGAAAACGATGATGGCGAACACCTGAGAATGGCAGACAGGGACGTCAGCAGTGACAGTCACCCATTTTCTGTACTCCAACATTACATCATAAAAAGCTCATGCagctcaacaagtagagcaCTGTGCAAAAGACAAAAAGGTTACAGGGTCAGACACAAGGAGCACAAATAAATTGTAGCCCATCCCCCTATTCTAAGTGGCTTTGGTTAAAAGCATTTTGCAAACGCAGAGATAAATGTGCCATCTCTACATGTGCATAAACATATGGCATTTTACAGTCTATCTATGACATCAAgctatttcataaaaatattgttTGACTTGGCAGTTTCACAGTGATGGTGATTCTACTATTCAATCTGCACCAATACCTCACATGAAAATATCTGACTTTTCCACTTGTCAATGAAAAGAAACGCGGGAGTTAATACAGGCAGGTTTGTGAAAGCTTTAATTCCACccctataataataataataataataatcgatactttattgatccccgtcaGGAAATggtcaataaagtatcgattattattattattattattattattattattattatatgggTGGAATTAATATCCCCAGTAACAAGCACAGGCCGAAGGAGAGGATCGTCACAATTAGCTTGAAGAGGAACAtccagaaaaaacaaaacaaggcaAAAGTGAAAAGCTGTGTAACAAGCAGGCAGGCTCAGACTTATTGTTATTCCATCAAAGGGACAAGTAACAATTCTTTGATGTTAAGTCTAGCAGCACTTGATATTACTTTTAATAAAGATGGCAGTGATCACTGACAGCATTGCACTTGTATAAGCTCAAAGAAGCAATTAATACAGGCTTCAGTGGTAAATCCAGCCATCAACTAGGCTCACTTCCTCAGATGCCAGAGCAGCCAACCGACACTCATATGGCTCCTCACGTGACTAGCTATTCCCTCACGAGGCACAAAACTCCCCATTATGCTACCTAACGAGGCTTTTAAAGAAACAGCCCTTCTTCTGTACTTTCTGTGCTTAGAAAAGACTGTTGGTCAATACGGCAGAATCACTGTACCTTTAAGTCTCTTAAAGCTACAGAATTATCCCTTCAGTTTCGTTAAAAGTCTTACATATATCTGAACTTTGACCCGTTCCAGGTGTGCTAGAGTCTCCTGCTGAAACGCACATCAATCACACCAATGCAGGAATAGATCTTGCCATGACGAGTTTTCAATGTAATGCGCATGGAGGTTTAAGACAGAAGAGAACAGATTCTGTTTCTTGTTAAGTTTCACTTTGGCTGTCGTGTGGATGTGGGGGTTTTAAATGAATAAACGGCGCGGTTCCTTTTTTATAAGCATAAAGGCACCTGGACTTCTGGGGGTTTTCCGAACGACACCCAAGGTCACCCATTAAATAACGCTTTAACTTTAATGGTTAATTTCACGATGTGCGATATATTTCATAAATCATGCCACACTGAAACCTTAAAAAGTCAACACAGTTAAAGTACCCCCACGTGCATATTACTTAAGTACTCAAGAAAAGCCAAGCAGTACTGCATCCCCCAGGGGTGATGAATAATGTAATTAACTTAGGCTCTCCgctccttttatttttattttttataaatctttagtGATGCTTCTGGCCTCCCCTTACTTGaaagaaaaactttattaaaATTACCAAGTCTATAAGTCTAGGTACTAACAGAAATATCGTTAAATTATATAAGATGAAGTGCTCTGGAACACCTTGGCTAAAGGCTATTACTTCTTAATAAAGATCAGGCGCTCGAAACTCAAGGGTAAATATTTGAAGGGAGGAGCGTATTATGGGGATATAGGTTAGCAAACAGATTAATATAAAGTACGGGTATTTAGCCTTATCATTGGTTTCTACGTATATTATAGCGCATTAGATgttctattattattttgctcGTGAGAACAGGTGGGACACCGTAGATGTAGGTGTCTCAACTCATATCACACATTTATTGCAGgacaaaataaaagcaaactgTAATAGTAACAAAAATGGACCCGcgcttttattttctttttaaagcgTTAAAGTACCCATAAGCAATTATAGCGAGCGAGTTAACACAAAATGTTATAAACCTGAGGTACACTGTATGATTATACAGTAATTTATAACGCCAGAGCGCACTTCAGGAAATGCACTAACCCTGCGGCCTGCATCTGCTCATTTCAGTATAGCCTTTGGTCAACAAGTTGTCGTTATGTAGGCTACTCACCCAACTCAAAATCCGCACTATAGTTTGGGGCTGTTTCAAAAAACCAAGAAAATCGAAAGCGCCCCCGGCCAGCGAGGCGCCGTACGCGCTAGAGTCCATGTCCGGATCCTAAATCGCTCAGATCCAAAAGCATCAAAGTGAGCAGGGCTTCTGTTAGGCGCTCGCAGGTTCGCTCTGACTGCTCAGGTTGCCCGATCTGCCGCTTCCCGAAAAGCGCAAGAACCGCCCAGCGCGGAAAATAACACGTCAGGGGTAACTATGCTGAAGAGTCTTTTCAGGGAACAAAGCAAAGACAGATTCGCATTCGCTCTTTAGCAAAACGCAAATAAATAGGCTATATGTAACATGTATGtaaaaattaaacaacagcCAAAAAAAGCTGTGCTCTTTTACCGAGCTGATTCTTAAGAACTGTAACTCTCGTGGGTTGCTGTGGAATACAAGTACCATCTTACTCAAGAGTTTCATAAGAAGTTGCCACAAAGTTGTGCTACTTCCGATTACATGTTGACGATGCCATTTTGATGTACACTAAATGAATACTATGCGATAAATAACCTGCAAAATCTCCTTTTATTCAAGGTAGCGATCTGTCGACATTGCATGCCCGCTACCTGCACACTTTTTCATAACTGACAAATTTGTTTGTAATGATTAATATCCCACTCTATCCTGTTTGTGGTAGTATGTACATAATTTCTGGCCGCATAAGCCCATCGGCCGGCTGACTTTCATTTTGTCACTTTAATAATCCATCCTGTCACATTTCATTTCGTGGCACCATCCACTTTTTTGCTAGCTTCTGCTCGTGGTTTTTAAAACCGGGTTCAATTCTCAGAAACCATTTTTTGCAGCttcagtaaaaatgtaattatgtcATGCAGTTTATTTTAGTGAGAATTTTACTACGTCACCGAGA
This genomic window from Paramormyrops kingsleyae isolate MSU_618 chromosome 22, PKINGS_0.4, whole genome shotgun sequence contains:
- the LOC111839612 gene encoding synaptogyrin-2-like gives rise to the protein MDSSAYGASLAGGAFDFLGFLKQPQTIVRILSWVFAIIVFATIVAEGYATTGSATTDAKCMFNQNDGACSYAVTIGVIAFLACVIFLVLDAYFPQISNAKERKYIVSADLIFSGAWTFLWFVCFCYLANQWAKTNVTNGVIADAARGAVAFSFFSTVSWGLLVFFAVGRYRQGVTEFGQTYADPAHDTPYPPYATGAPQGYQQSPFTSGTQQQQGEGSYLPPSY
- the LOC111839610 gene encoding thymidine kinase, cytosolic-like → MDCLNVTQILPNSPRKTRGQIQVIFGPMFSGKSTELMRRVRRFQIAQYRCLVIKYAKDTRYSDKGMATHDKNTMEAVPANRLKDVQSLAIQASVIGIDEGQFFPDAVEFCEEMANMGKTVIVAALDGTFQRKPFGNILSLVPLAESVVKLNAVCMQCFKEAAYTKRLGDEREVEVIGGADKYNAVCRACYGGLLAEKENSAPQREDTPHSVPTKQPDFGASRKLLGTLQL